The following proteins come from a genomic window of Nostoc sp. TCL26-01:
- a CDS encoding phosphate/phosphite/phosphonate ABC transporter substrate-binding protein: MIGRFSRRLFFLQLLGLTVARCTSTSRYEGTLTIGVINYDGGEEIIKQYEKFNRYLAEKTKSHIRLEPVFNENKAIERLRERAWSLVFAPPGLAAIAIALSQYVPIFPLVGISNLRSILVVRKDAPIRNLKQLQGKIVALGQPGSATGYYFPLFNLYGLTLAEILFAPTPTTVLEWVAQGKAAAGAISMAEFDLYTPQINEHEFRVLYTDPHYVPSGVVLLGPNVERNRQEYIRKVMSEFPAVLAEEVGYVPNGKVPNYQYMIDVVERVKLITSELQNQPVQLFKKTS; the protein is encoded by the coding sequence ATGATTGGACGCTTTTCCCGTCGTTTATTTTTTTTACAGCTTTTAGGTTTAACAGTCGCCAGATGCACATCAACATCAAGATATGAAGGTACTTTAACTATTGGTGTGATCAATTATGATGGCGGAGAAGAAATAATTAAGCAATATGAAAAGTTTAACCGTTACTTAGCTGAAAAAACCAAGTCACACATTCGTTTAGAGCCTGTGTTCAACGAAAATAAAGCAATTGAAAGATTGCGAGAACGGGCTTGGTCATTAGTCTTTGCTCCTCCAGGTTTAGCAGCTATAGCGATCGCTTTATCTCAATACGTGCCTATTTTCCCTTTAGTAGGTATTAGTAATTTACGCTCTATCTTGGTTGTACGTAAAGATGCTCCAATCCGCAACCTCAAACAACTACAGGGTAAAATAGTTGCTTTAGGTCAACCAGGTTCAGCCACAGGATATTATTTCCCTCTATTTAATCTTTATGGATTGACGCTAGCTGAAATATTATTTGCACCTACACCTACAACAGTTTTAGAATGGGTAGCACAAGGAAAAGCTGCTGCTGGCGCTATTTCAATGGCAGAATTTGATCTTTACACTCCCCAGATTAATGAACATGAGTTTCGTGTATTATATACAGACCCTCATTATGTTCCATCTGGTGTGGTGTTACTGGGGCCAAATGTAGAACGCAATCGTCAAGAATATATCCGCAAAGTTATGAGTGAATTTCCTGCTGTTTTGGCTGAAGAAGTAGGATATGTACCCAATGGAAAAGTCCCAAATTATCAATATATGATTGATGTAGTTGAGCGAGTGAAACTCATCACTTCTGAACTACAAAATCAGCCTGTTCAATTATTCAAAAAAACAAGTTAA
- a CDS encoding DUF3365 domain-containing protein, with translation MLKNLKIGAKFNLLLMIIFIVSICLSGTILSNVLQQRAQNEITSKAQILIKTMNSVRSYTQNRVNPLLAPRLETETVFIPETVPAFSATEVFENFRKNAEYENFLYKEATINPTNLRDKADPFETQLVERFRNEPQTKQLSGFRSLPEGQVFYIARPLEITEQKCLRCHSTPDQAPKSQLTTYGTENGFGWKLNQIIATQIISVPSEEVFNNAHRSWYLIMGLLAVIFTIVVLVINFLIKKTVIERIRNIEKIAQRVSVGDMNANFAETSKDEIGGLAAAFERMKSSLKIAMDMLNQQS, from the coding sequence ATGTTAAAAAACTTAAAAATTGGTGCTAAGTTTAACTTACTTTTGATGATCATTTTCATAGTTAGTATTTGTTTAAGTGGCACAATACTATCAAACGTACTGCAACAGAGAGCGCAAAATGAAATAACTTCTAAAGCACAGATTTTGATCAAAACAATGAACTCAGTTAGAAGTTATACGCAAAATCGTGTGAATCCTCTACTAGCACCCAGATTAGAGACAGAAACAGTATTCATTCCGGAAACAGTACCAGCATTTTCTGCTACAGAAGTATTTGAAAATTTCCGTAAAAATGCAGAATATGAAAATTTTCTGTATAAAGAAGCAACGATTAATCCAACTAATTTAAGAGATAAAGCAGATCCTTTTGAAACCCAACTTGTAGAACGGTTTCGCAATGAACCCCAAACTAAACAACTTTCTGGCTTTCGCTCATTACCAGAAGGACAAGTATTTTATATTGCCCGACCACTAGAAATTACAGAACAGAAATGTCTGCGTTGCCATTCTACACCAGATCAAGCACCTAAAAGTCAGTTGACAACTTATGGAACAGAAAATGGTTTTGGTTGGAAACTCAATCAGATTATTGCAACTCAAATAATTTCTGTTCCTTCTGAAGAGGTTTTTAATAATGCTCATCGGAGTTGGTATTTGATTATGGGGCTTTTAGCGGTTATTTTTACAATTGTTGTGCTTGTAATTAACTTTTTAATCAAAAAAACTGTCATTGAGCGAATTAGAAATATTGAAAAAATTGCTCAAAGAGTTAGCGTTGGTGATATGAATGCTAATTTTGCAGAAACATCTAAAGATGAAATTGGTGGTTTAGCCGCAGCATTTGAGCGCATGAAATCTAGCTTAAAAATAGCTATGGATATGCTCAATCAACAAAGTTAG
- a CDS encoding serine/threonine-protein kinase, translating to MLGNLLAGRYQVLQILGGGGFGQTYIAQDMHRPGHPKCVVKHLLPVTHNPEFMETARRLFTSEAETLEQLGYHERIPRLLAYFEEHQEFFLVQEFIEGHSLKAEMLPGQNWTEDQVVLLLQQVLKILEFVHSHHVIHRDIKPENIIRRQQDHQLVLIDFGAVKHIQNQLLASPGQTEMTIAIGTPGYMSTEQGRGKPRPSSDIYSLGIVCIQALTGLHPRELEEDPNTGEILWQHQTQVSPAIASILSRMVLHHFKWRYQSATEVLAALEQNFAPDAETKFTQVSSALTQLHQVSPSPQQSTSQQTNSILSSYQYKKLEKILLELVGPVATTLLRLSTSAQNYSELINNLAQHLPENQQKEFRQKAMLLSEESANQPQTHINNLPSQVPPFSNSEITDSFICECERELADLIGPIAKFLIQKALKSTPQISRAELVKNLATTISEPQKASQFQQRLGY from the coding sequence ATGTTAGGAAATTTACTAGCTGGGCGTTATCAAGTCCTCCAAATCTTAGGTGGAGGAGGATTCGGTCAAACTTATATTGCTCAGGATATGCACCGGCCAGGGCATCCCAAATGTGTTGTTAAGCACCTTCTGCCAGTTACCCATAATCCAGAGTTTATGGAAACTGCCAGACGGCTATTCACCAGTGAAGCAGAAACACTAGAACAACTAGGCTATCATGAGCGAATTCCAAGACTTTTAGCTTACTTTGAAGAACATCAAGAGTTCTTCTTAGTGCAAGAATTTATTGAAGGTCATTCTCTCAAAGCGGAAATGCTCCCTGGGCAAAACTGGACAGAAGACCAAGTAGTTTTATTGTTGCAACAGGTATTAAAAATTTTAGAGTTCGTTCATAGTCATCATGTTATCCATCGGGATATCAAACCGGAAAACATCATCAGACGACAACAAGATCATCAGTTAGTGCTGATTGATTTTGGTGCAGTGAAGCACATCCAGAATCAATTACTCGCATCCCCAGGGCAAACAGAGATGACCATTGCCATTGGGACACCAGGATATATGTCTACAGAACAGGGACGAGGTAAACCCAGGCCAAGCAGCGATATTTATTCGTTGGGTATTGTCTGTATCCAAGCCCTGACAGGATTACACCCCAGAGAATTGGAAGAAGATCCCAACACAGGAGAGATTCTCTGGCAACATCAGACACAGGTTAGTCCAGCGATCGCATCTATTCTATCGCGGATGGTGCTACATCATTTTAAATGGCGCTATCAATCTGCCACAGAAGTTTTAGCAGCACTAGAGCAAAACTTTGCTCCGGATGCGGAAACTAAATTCACTCAAGTATCATCAGCACTTACACAGTTACACCAGGTTTCACCATCCCCACAACAATCAACTAGTCAGCAAACTAACAGTATTCTCTCTTCATACCAGTATAAAAAGTTAGAAAAAATACTCTTAGAACTCGTTGGCCCTGTAGCTACGACATTATTAAGACTCTCGACATCAGCACAGAATTATTCAGAGTTAATCAATAATTTAGCGCAACACTTGCCAGAAAACCAACAAAAGGAATTCCGGCAAAAAGCCATGTTACTATCTGAGGAATCTGCTAACCAGCCTCAAACCCATATCAATAATTTACCTAGTCAAGTTCCCCCTTTCAGTAACTCAGAAATCACTGATAGTTTTATCTGTGAATGTGAGCGAGAATTAGCTGATTTAATCGGCCCAATCGCTAAATTTCTCATTCAAAAAGCGCTCAAGTCTACTCCACAAATTTCTCGTGCTGAATTAGTAAAAAATCTAGCTACAACCATTTCTGAGCCTCAAAAAGCAAGTCAATTTCAGCAACGGCTAGGTTATTAA
- a CDS encoding peptidylprolyl isomerase yields the protein MENFLKLSTADIIYYLKLSCQIPTILEAIATQKFIAEAAEKLDIELSTEELQQAADSIRLANQLLKADDTWAWLEKHYLTIDDFEEIAKKNLLSIKLANHLFADKIEPYFYAHKIDYTGVVTYEVVLDDEDLALELFYALQEGEISFQEIARQYIQNTEIRRAGGYQGIRYRSDFRPEIAAAVFAANPPQILKPITTPKGVHIIAVEEIITPELDEQRRIQIARDFFTTWLQQQLSQIEVLADISVNNN from the coding sequence ATGGAAAATTTTTTAAAATTATCTACGGCAGACATTATTTATTATCTGAAGTTATCTTGCCAAATCCCTACTATATTGGAAGCGATCGCTACACAAAAATTCATTGCCGAAGCAGCCGAAAAACTTGATATTGAACTCAGTACAGAAGAACTGCAACAAGCTGCTGATAGTATACGGCTAGCTAACCAGTTACTCAAAGCAGATGATACTTGGGCTTGGCTGGAAAAACATTATCTCACCATAGATGATTTTGAAGAGATTGCCAAAAAGAATCTCTTATCTATTAAACTCGCTAATCATTTATTTGCAGATAAAATTGAACCTTATTTTTATGCTCACAAAATCGATTATACCGGAGTTGTCACCTATGAAGTTGTTTTAGATGATGAAGACTTAGCTCTAGAATTATTTTATGCTCTACAAGAAGGTGAAATTAGTTTTCAAGAAATCGCTCGTCAATATATCCAAAATACTGAAATTCGTCGTGCTGGTGGTTATCAAGGTATTCGCTATCGTAGTGACTTTCGCCCAGAAATCGCTGCGGCAGTTTTTGCCGCTAATCCACCACAGATTCTCAAACCAATTACCACACCCAAAGGAGTACATATAATTGCAGTAGAAGAAATTATTACACCTGAGTTAGATGAGCAAAGGCGAATTCAAATTGCCAGAGATTTCTTCACTACTTGGCTACAACAACAATTGTCTCAAATTGAGGTTTTAGCGGATATTTCTGTAAATAATAACTAA